The following are encoded together in the Montipora capricornis isolate CH-2021 chromosome 5, ASM3666992v2, whole genome shotgun sequence genome:
- the LOC138049548 gene encoding uncharacterized protein, producing MSLQPYRDEELNHFKCLSLVLNEFPKALRQTFKTMWDTTIGRRPGSQLWDDSTAVRNLFVSEEGGTTKVPTHQSYNEWDCTALFQATIFAKSFSIHSKTLDEVYVKPYAVPYGSFHGFVLSPVGDNMETIALATDQLRRLRNTVCHSSRLEMDKATFDRNIQYAKEAFKALGISTASIDAIGSLTTCDFPTTKVRLLEQQVREEKQAYIECLESRNADREEIKDFVAAIKQDVESLTVIKEDVATLEQRVAEHMNSAVEGLRVQLGDRTASGKEIHELKKKEEEGDTEAEKTDIKPAVTRSCLPPMVPNFTGRQNECQEIVDLVSSEHTRILTIWGSPGFGKTSVAIAAGHQLQSRGFPVCFLSLRGLQSKGDLASKLFSFVRQLTMSQRSESLHPCSEDELIETMANILDSLVIILDNADDLLENGIPKVKEDILQLFEEILMRNEMITLVVTTRESFEFMNLNFQGHKSLRIRPLDGTSSHTLVHELVPNASPNDCARIAQICGCVPLAMRLMCSLACEDDVQPSHFLIELTEFATESIVEILDNPDYPANHRLQVLFQSSFLRLSSAEKEAFVSLSVLPGCFTMDLASAVLNVTGVIQTKKMLQRLRRKSFLDSNSQPGTFTMHKLLQSFAKETGEQRMEEIVANAKCRLHAHYISRFNKLNDEFLDGHSKDAFIAFYEEKQLFIESLVDGCKDPRTAEKVFEVLVKAELFLDSLFWSQIEGHNFDNIYDSALKAANAQGNVQYQRRLLVSRAFREITLGATGSAMQLLRKAHEIQSTSCPGSDDEVSKYWCYFGIFELVIGKVDSGIQSLRKALSLMRGRAELRILRIVGYQVMAVYYQFFRDSSNSTYCYNKARMECNSGADEQLLVIPLLECTEKKPDDAEKVQSNINLENWPLLFLVIFFVRTAAKNFSDAESKQFVINPALQILNDLKINSKTPFHLFHLCGNVMTFVRAFAAEGHAGSCFEESIARLQAYLEKSNQSSSGPKENVHSTIRNQEFNWLLARFLLEGGKFHHTMENYSRALYFKKCALDIILKTSGEETKAFLAHCYHSLGATQRSLGDLASVQESNKRALDIRVKLFGDNHANTADSYHLLGMTQHSLGDFTSALSSRQRALDIRRKLLGEDHKSTAVSYHLLGITQHSLGDFPSSLLSLQRALDVRRKLFGEDHRSTSFSYHCLGVTQHSLGDFTSALQSLQRALDVKRKMFGEDHASTADSYHSLGMTQHSLGDFTAALQSFQSALDVRIKLFGEDHASTADSYHSVGVTQHSLGDFTSALQSFQRALDVRQKLFGEDHARTADSYHSLGFTQRSLGDFTIGVKEKQRVLDVRGKLERFTQSLCKRVTSLKEVVIGNRGGK from the exons ATGTCCCTTCAACCGTATCGTGACGAGGAGTTAAATCATTTCAAGTGTTTGTCTCTGGTTTTAAATGAATTCCCAAAGGCTTTACGTCAGACTTTTAAGACGATGTGGGACACCACCATTGGGCGTCGCCCTGGTTCACAGCTTTGGGATGACTCCACTGCTGTGAGAAATCTCTTTGTCTCTGAAGAGGGAGGGACAACTAAAGTCCCTACCCACCAGTCGTACAATGAATGGGATTGCACCGCCTTATTCCAGGCTACCATCTTTGCAAAGTCCTTCAGCATTCATTCCAAAACACTCGATGAAGTCTATGTGAAGCCCTATGCTGTTCCTTATGGAAGTTTCCATGGATTTGTGTTGAGCCCAGTAGGAGATAATATGGAGACCATTGCACTGGCCACTGATCAGCTTCGGCGTTTAAGGAATACAGTTTGTCATTCTTCTCGCTTAGAGATGGACAAAGCAACATTTGACCGGAACATTCAGTATGCTAAAGAAGCGTTCAAAGCTCTGGGAATTTCAACTGCGTCTATTGATGCCATTGGAAGTTTGACTACATGTGACTTTCCAACAACAAAAGTCCGTTTGTTGGAACAGCAGGTAAGGGAAGAAAAGCAAGCATACATTGAATGTTTAGAGAGCAGAAATGCAGATAGGGAAGAGATTAAGGACTTCGTAGCAGCCATAAAACAGGACGTGGAGAGCCTCACAGTCATTAAAGAAGACGTTGCTACGTTGGAGCAAAGGGTAGCGGAGCATATGAATTCAGCTGTGGAGGGTTTGAGGGTGCAACTGGGAGATAGAACTGCGTCAGGGAAAGAGATCCACGAGTTAAAAAAGAAGGAAGAGGAAGGGGATACAGAAGCAGAAAAAACAG ACATCAAGCCAGCAGTCACAAGATCTTGTCTTCCTCCAATGGTTCCAAACTTCACTGGCCGACAGAACGAATGCCAGGAGATCGTGGATCTCGTGAGTTCCGAACACACCCGAATCCTGACGATCTGGGGCTCGCCCGGATTCGGGAAGACATCTGTTGCAATAGCGGCGGGGCACCAACTGCAGTCTCGAGGCTTTCctgtttgtttcctttcattACGAGGACTTCAGTCAAAGGGAGATCTGGCATCCAAGCTTTTTAGCTTCGTAAGGCAACTCACCATGAGTCAGAGATCAGAATCTCTGCATCCGTGCAGTGAAGATGAGCTGATTGAGACCATGGCCAACATTTTAGATTCCCTGGTAATAATTCTCGATAATGCAGACGATCTGTTAGAAAATGGCATTCCAAAAGTAAAAGAAGACATCCTACAACTCTTTGAAGAAATTCTCATGCGAAATGAGATGATAACCCTGGTGGTGACCACACGAGAATCGTTTGAATTTATGAACTTGaattttcaaggtcataaaTCTTTGCGAATAAGGCCCCTGGATGGTACCTCATCTCATACTCTAGTTCATGAATTGGTGCCAAATGCTAGCCCCAATGACTGCGCAAGAATTGCCCAAATATGTGGGTGTGTGCCTCTTGCAATGAGGTTAATGTGCTCTTTAGCTTGTGAAGATGATGTTCAACCAAGCCATTTTTTGATTGAATTAACTGAGTTCGCAACAGAGAGTATCGTCGAGATCTTAGACAATCCAGATTATCCAGCTAATCATCGATTGCAGGTCCTATTTCAATCGTCCTTCCTCAGACTTTCTTCTGCCGAAAAAGAAGCATTTGTGTCCTTGTCTGTTCTCCCGGGATGCTTTACAATGGATCTCGCCTCAGCTGTATTGAATGTTACAGGGGTGATTCAGACCAAGAAAATGTTGCAAAGACTCCGGAGAAAATCCTTTCTCGATTCAAATTCCCAGCCAGGAACATTCACAATGCACAAGCTCCTTCAGTCATTTGCAAAAGAAACAGGAGAACAGCGTATGGAAGAAATAGTAGCAAACGCAAAGTGCCGTCTCCATGCGCATTACATTTCTCGTTTCAACAAGTTGAATGATGAGTTTCTAGATGGTCATTCTAAAGACGCATTCATTGCATTCTATGAGGAAAAACAGCTTTTCATCGAAAGTCTAGTGGACGGTTGCAAAGATCCCAGGACGGCTGAGAAAGTTTTCGAAGTTTTGGTAAAGGCAGAGTTGTTTCTAGACTCGCTGTTTTGGTCTCAGATTGAAGGGCACAATTTTGATAATATATATGATTCGGCCTTAAAGGCAGCTAATGCTCAAGGAAATGTACAATACCAGAGGCGTTTACTAGTTTCTAGAGCATTTCGTGAAATTACTTTGGGAGCAACAGGAAGTGCAATGCAACTTCTCAGGAAGGCACATGAAATCCAGTCTACATCTTGTCCAGGTTCTGATGATGAAGTGAGTAAGTACTGGTGTTATTTTGGCATCTTTGAGCTGGTTATCGGCAAGGTTGACAGCGGAATACAGAGCCTGCGTAAGGCTCTTTCTTTAATGCGCGGAAGAGCAGAACTGAGAATTCTGAGGATCGTTGGTTACCAAGTCATGGCTGTTTATTATCAGTTCTTCCGGGACTCATCTAACTCGACTTACTGTTACAACAAAGCACGCATGGAATGCAATTCTGGTGCAGACGAGCAACTGCTTGTTATTCCACTTCTGGAGTGCACAGAAAAGAAACCAGACGATGCCGAAAAGGTTCAAAGTAACATTAACTTGGAAAACTGGCCATTGCTATTCCTAGTTATATTTTTCGTCCGGACAGCAGCAAAGAATTTCTCTGACGCTGAATCCAAGCAATTTGTAATCAACCCTGCCTTACAAATATTAAATGATCTCAAGATAAATTCTAAGACTCCTTTTCATTTGTTCCACTTGTGCGGGAACGTTATGACATTTGTGCGGGCATTCGCCGCAGAAGGTCATGCTGGATCATGTTTTGAAGAATCAATCGCTCGTCTCCAAGCGTATCTCGAGAAATCCAACCAGAGCTCTTCAGGCCCAAAAGAAAACGTTCATTCAACCATTCGTAATCAGGAATTCAATTGGCTTCTCGCAAGGTTCCTCCTAGAGGGCGGTAAGTTTCACCACACCATGGAGAACTACTCTCGAGCACTTTATTTCAAAAAGTGTGCGCTTGATATCATTTTGAAAACGAGTGGAGAAGAAACAAAAGCATTCTTAGCGCATTGCTATCATTCACTCGGGGCTACACAGCGTTCGCTAGGCGATCTCGCCTCTGTTCAGGAGTCTAACAAACGGGCGTTAGATATTCGGGTAAAACTGTTTGGAGACAACCATGCAAACACAGCTGACAGTTACCATTTACTCGGGATGACACAGCATTCATTGGGTGATTTCACCTCTGCTCTGTCGTCAAGACAGCGGGCCTTAGATATTCGGAGAAAACTGCTCGGAGAAGATCATAAGAGCACAGCTGTTAGTTATCATTTACTCGGGAtcacacagcattcgttaggtgatttccCCTCCTCTCTGCTGTCACTGCAACGAGCCTTAGACGTTCGAAGAAAACTTTTTGGAGAAGATCATCGAAGCACATCTTTTAGTTACCATTGTCTCGGGGtcacacagcattcgttaggtgatttcaCCTCTGCTCTtcaatcactgcaacgagcgttAGATGTAAAGAGGAAAATGTTTGGAGAGGATCacgcaagcacagctgatagttaccattctcTCGGaatgacacagcattcgttaggtgattttaccgcTGCTCTGCAGTCTTTCCAATcagcattagatgtgcggataaaactATTTGGGGaggatcatgcaagcacagctgatagctACCATTCAGTCGGGGttacacagcattcgttaggtgattttacctctgcacTGCAGTCTTTccaacgggcattagatgttCGTCAAAAACTGTTTGGAGAGGATCATGCAAGGacagctgatagttatcatTCACTCGGGTTCACACAGcgttcgttaggtgattttaccatTGGTGTGAAAGAAAAGCAGCGGGTATTAGATGTTCGGGGAAAACTGGAGAGGTTCACCCAATCACTTTGCAAGCGGGTTACTAGTTTGAAAGAGGTGGTTATTGGTAATCGTGGTGGTAAATAA